TAATTATCAAGACAGATCGCAAACTGCATGAACCTATGTACCTCTTTCTATGCATGCTGTCAGTTGCTGATTTGATGCTTACTTCTTCTACACTTCccaagatactcagtctcttCTGGTTCAATGACAGAGAGATCTACTTTGAAGCCTGCCTTACTCAAATGtattttatccattctgtatcTACTATGGAATCTGGGTTTATCTTGGCCATGGCTTTTGACCGATTTGTAGCTATCTGCCACCCCCTAAGACATTCCACTATCTTAACACCCACAGTGATTGTAGGCTTGGGTTTGCTTATTGTCTTCAGAGGAGCTGTACTTCTCAGTCCACACCCCTTTCTACTAAGATGGCTTTCCTACTGCAAAACTAATGTCATCTCCCATACTTACTGTGAGTTTATGGCCCTGATAAAGCTGGTTTGCTCTGAGACCAAGATTCGTAGAGCCTACAGCCTAATTGTGGCATTCCTGACAGGAGGATTGGATTTCATACTGATCATCTGTTCTTATGTCCTTATTCTTTTCACAGTGTTTAATCTCCCATCCAAAGCTGCCCGCCTCAAGACCTTGAGTACCTGTGTCTCTCATGTATGGGTCATTTTGGTGTTTTATACAccagcttttttctcttttctcactcATAGGTTTGGTCACCACATTGCTCCACCTGTCCACATTTTTATAGCCAATATATACTTTCTCATTTCACCCATGATGAATCCTATTATTTATGGTGTTAAAACCAAAAGAATCAGGGACGGATTCCTTAAATTCTTAACAATCAAATGTGTTCAACTTTGCAGTTTGTGAGTCCCCAGATCATCAACAGAGATAAGGGTTTTATTAAACAGGAAATGTTGCAAATGAATCAGCATTACCTTGAAGTGAAAAACTTTTCAGCTAAATCTTGGATTCATACAAGCTAGAAAGTTTGGTAAGTATATTGAT
This portion of the Bos taurus isolate L1 Dominette 01449 registration number 42190680 breed Hereford chromosome 15, ARS-UCD2.0, whole genome shotgun sequence genome encodes:
- the OR52S27 gene encoding olfactory receptor 52D1; protein product: MLDYNRSNLQLTTFLLLGIPGLEDAHLWISIPFCLVYLLSLTGNVALLLIIKTDRKLHEPMYLFLCMLSVADLMLTSSTLPKILSLFWFNDREIYFEACLTQMYFIHSVSTMESGFILAMAFDRFVAICHPLRHSTILTPTVIVGLGLLIVFRGAVLLSPHPFLLRWLSYCKTNVISHTYCEFMALIKLVCSETKIRRAYSLIVAFLTGGLDFILIICSYVLILFTVFNLPSKAARLKTLSTCVSHVWVILVFYTPAFFSFLTHRFGHHIAPPVHIFIANIYFLISPMMNPIIYGVKTKRIRDGFLKLFHFQ